The Clostridiaceae bacterium HFYG-1003 genome includes a window with the following:
- a CDS encoding NADH:flavin oxidoreductase/NADH oxidase, whose protein sequence is MLSFQKTRIGALELRNRIVMAPMCMNSADEEGHVRNFHVIHYGNAAIGGLGLILVEATAVTPEGRILGHDLGIWNDSHLPGHQKIVEVAHEFGAKIGIQLAHAGRKCAIPGMKILAPSAIAFDETYELPTALDQAGISRIRAAFTDGALRAVEAGYDLIEIHAAHGYLLHEFLSPLSNHRTDEYGGSRENRARLLMEVIGDIREVIPREMPLIVRISATDYYEGGIYLEEMVELVNLFKPLIDMVHVSSGALVAQAKVSSYPGYQVPLSEAIRSRCGVPTIAVGLITKMEQIEEILNSGRADLVSLGRVLLRHPYFLLNKAEGEVEIPYAIQRGFPFLRKRK, encoded by the coding sequence ATGTTAAGTTTTCAAAAAACCCGCATCGGTGCCCTGGAACTGAGAAACCGCATTGTGATGGCCCCCATGTGTATGAACAGTGCCGATGAAGAGGGTCATGTCAGGAATTTCCATGTCATCCATTATGGCAACGCAGCCATTGGGGGACTGGGGCTGATTCTGGTGGAAGCGACTGCGGTAACGCCGGAAGGCCGCATACTGGGACATGATCTGGGGATCTGGAATGATTCACATCTGCCGGGTCATCAGAAAATCGTGGAAGTTGCGCATGAATTTGGTGCGAAGATCGGAATTCAACTTGCGCATGCCGGCCGCAAATGTGCCATTCCCGGCATGAAAATTCTGGCTCCTTCCGCCATCGCCTTTGATGAGACGTATGAGCTTCCGACCGCCCTGGATCAGGCCGGGATCAGCCGAATCCGGGCAGCGTTCACCGACGGAGCCCTTCGGGCGGTGGAAGCAGGCTATGATCTCATCGAAATCCATGCGGCTCACGGCTACCTGCTTCATGAATTCCTCTCCCCATTGTCCAATCATCGAACCGATGAATACGGCGGATCCCGGGAGAATCGGGCAAGGCTCCTGATGGAAGTGATCGGGGATATCCGGGAAGTCATTCCGCGGGAGATGCCTCTGATTGTCCGGATCTCCGCCACGGATTATTATGAAGGCGGCATTTATCTGGAAGAAATGGTGGAGCTGGTAAATCTGTTCAAGCCATTGATCGATATGGTTCATGTGTCTTCCGGAGCCCTGGTTGCCCAGGCGAAGGTCAGCTCCTACCCCGGCTACCAGGTGCCGCTTTCCGAAGCCATCCGGTCCCGGTGCGGAGTTCCCACCATCGCGGTGGGGCTGATCACGAAAATGGAGCAGATTGAGGAGATTTTGAACAGCGGCCGGGCCGATCTGGTTTCCCTGGGACGAGTTCTGCTGCGGCATCCTTATTTCCTTTTGAATAAAGCAGAAGGCGAAGTGGAGATCCCGTATGCCATCCAGCGGGGATTTCCCTTCCTGCGCAAGCGAAAATAG
- a CDS encoding GNAT family N-acetyltransferase, translating to MTLVHIEEQQHSQGREYVISDKNRIQFARFFILEADKKRKHVLLRLRFQRMADDEEMTELLTKIYSAFTKRGDYFKISIITSDDINVRPFSRLGFMLEGVLQDHVYRDAEIRDEYVFGVTALRFRLVRQPKLLEVPGERICLKLVGPEDAQLYLDYYRKNKEFLADFEPYKEDSFFTLEGQKQELTERYLQYLNGSTINFGIFQRMELIGKIRLSNIIPGSFKCATIGYALSHDRQNQGFMSEAVGLICQYAFTEMGLHRLEASTLLDNVRSQHVLLNNGFELLGLNPKYLQINGKWQDHYTYYLLRENWEKLCPANAELNARQR from the coding sequence ATGACACTGGTACATATTGAGGAACAACAGCATTCACAGGGACGGGAATATGTGATTTCAGACAAAAACAGAATACAGTTTGCCCGTTTCTTTATTTTGGAAGCAGATAAAAAACGCAAGCACGTCCTGCTTCGGCTGCGTTTTCAGCGCATGGCCGATGATGAGGAAATGACGGAGCTGCTGACCAAGATCTATTCGGCATTCACCAAGCGGGGGGATTATTTCAAGATCTCCATCATCACATCGGATGATATCAATGTCCGCCCCTTTTCCCGGCTCGGATTCATGCTGGAAGGCGTCCTGCAGGATCACGTTTACCGCGACGCGGAAATCCGGGATGAGTACGTGTTCGGCGTGACAGCCCTAAGGTTTCGGCTGGTCAGACAGCCCAAGCTGCTGGAGGTGCCGGGCGAACGGATCTGCCTGAAACTGGTCGGACCGGAGGATGCTCAGCTCTACCTCGATTATTATCGCAAAAACAAGGAGTTTCTGGCGGATTTTGAACCCTATAAGGAGGATAGTTTTTTCACTCTGGAAGGGCAGAAGCAGGAACTCACGGAACGGTATCTCCAGTATCTGAATGGCAGCACCATAAATTTCGGAATCTTTCAGCGAATGGAACTCATCGGCAAAATCCGACTGTCCAACATCATACCGGGGTCCTTCAAATGCGCGACGATTGGCTATGCGCTGTCCCATGACCGGCAGAACCAGGGGTTCATGAGCGAAGCGGTTGGCCTGATCTGCCAGTATGCCTTTACGGAAATGGGGCTGCACCGGCTGGAAGCATCGACGCTTCTGGATAATGTCAGGTCGCAGCATGTTCTGCTTAATAATGGCTTTGAGCTGTTGGGATTGAATCCGAAATACCTTCAGATCAACGGGAAGTGGCAGGATCATTATACATACTATCTGCTCAGGGAAAACTGGGAGAAGCTCTGCCCGGCGAATGCTGAACTCAACGCAAGGCAGCGCTGA
- a CDS encoding DUF1801 domain-containing protein, with translation MISQAVTPDQYIAELPPERQIVMMKLRQVIAEHIPDDFEEMMQYGMMGWVVPLSVYPGGYHCTPGVPLPFMGIAAQKNFYAVYHMGIYGEEDELMEWFRSEYETRYGRKLDAGKSCLRFKKPEHIPYDLIAELAGKITASDFAAGYAKFDPRNQPGKNKK, from the coding sequence ATGATCAGCCAGGCTGTTACTCCTGATCAGTACATTGCCGAATTGCCGCCGGAGCGCCAGATCGTCATGATGAAGCTGCGTCAGGTGATTGCGGAACATATTCCGGATGATTTTGAGGAAATGATGCAATATGGCATGATGGGCTGGGTTGTCCCGCTGTCGGTCTACCCGGGAGGATATCACTGCACTCCGGGAGTACCGCTTCCTTTTATGGGCATCGCCGCTCAAAAAAACTTTTACGCCGTTTACCATATGGGGATTTATGGTGAAGAGGACGAACTGATGGAATGGTTTCGGTCAGAGTATGAAACTCGTTACGGCCGAAAACTGGATGCAGGCAAAAGCTGCCTGCGCTTTAAAAAACCAGAGCACATCCCCTATGACCTGATAGCCGAACTGGCAGGAAAAATCACTGCCAGCGACTTCGCGGCCGGCTATGCTAAATTTGATCCGCGCAATCAGCCGGGAAAGAATAAAAAATGA
- a CDS encoding SAM-dependent methyltransferase, with the protein MNQKTIQKLNLFFSGLVTRYAENEALFKEIRFSFKSGLKSFPGRVEARDGLRYHFKGAAETLGMKAILDRVLAEAPAYDSLKLIYEERGSVMEIEADDRDVRVKNREITAEPAKLPETSPLLNRTYLINHQKARALLTELDILTQDGKLRNDKIRKYSQIDHYVEILQKDLEKFRNAKHTVHVVDCGCGKSYLSFVLNYYMTEVMKIKTTFTGIDISEKVIETSRQMADRLGYRNMTFIQGDIRTLTTRQRPDIVMSLHACDTATDLALNFGIRNKADLIIAVPCCHAEMNRKFSYEPFESMLKHGILKRRLADVLTDGVRCLLLEQEGYDTTIMEYISPLETPKNLMIRASRTGRRSDRAEAEILNLILKLNYAPALYRYLNDLDDPSDETFAEHESE; encoded by the coding sequence ATGAATCAAAAAACCATCCAGAAACTGAACCTGTTTTTTTCCGGGCTCGTCACCCGCTATGCGGAAAACGAAGCCCTCTTTAAAGAGATCCGGTTTTCCTTTAAATCCGGACTGAAATCCTTCCCCGGCAGAGTCGAAGCCCGGGATGGTCTGCGCTACCATTTCAAGGGAGCCGCCGAAACCCTGGGGATGAAAGCCATCCTGGATCGCGTTCTGGCCGAGGCTCCGGCTTATGATTCCCTGAAGCTGATCTACGAGGAACGCGGATCGGTCATGGAGATAGAAGCCGACGACCGGGATGTACGGGTCAAGAACCGTGAAATCACTGCTGAGCCGGCGAAACTTCCGGAAACCTCCCCGTTGCTGAACCGAACCTATCTGATCAACCATCAGAAAGCCCGGGCTCTGCTGACAGAACTCGACATCCTGACCCAGGACGGGAAACTGCGCAATGACAAAATTCGCAAATACAGTCAGATCGACCACTATGTGGAGATTCTGCAGAAGGATCTGGAGAAATTCCGCAATGCCAAGCACACGGTCCATGTCGTCGACTGCGGCTGCGGCAAATCCTACCTGTCCTTTGTCCTGAATTACTACATGACCGAGGTCATGAAAATCAAAACCACCTTCACCGGCATCGACATTTCAGAAAAAGTGATTGAAACATCGCGCCAAATGGCTGATCGCCTTGGTTATCGCAACATGACCTTTATCCAGGGGGATATCCGAACGCTGACAACCAGACAGCGGCCCGACATCGTGATGAGCCTCCATGCCTGCGATACCGCCACGGATCTGGCACTGAACTTCGGAATCCGCAACAAGGCGGATCTGATCATCGCCGTTCCCTGCTGCCATGCTGAAATGAATCGCAAGTTCAGCTATGAGCCGTTTGAATCCATGCTGAAGCACGGAATCCTCAAGCGCCGCCTGGCCGATGTCCTCACCGACGGTGTTCGCTGTCTGCTTCTCGAACAGGAAGGCTACGACACCACCATTATGGAGTATATCTCACCTCTGGAAACTCCGAAGAACCTGATGATCCGGGCCAGTCGGACCGGCCGACGGAGTGATCGGGCGGAGGCTGAAATTCTGAATCTGATCCTTAAGCTGAACTATGCTCCGGCCCTGTACCGATATCTCAATGATCTGGATGATCCGTCGGATGAGACATTCGCAGAGCACGAATCCGAATAA
- a CDS encoding MgtC/SapB family protein — protein MISLTYADIAIRLGVAILTGGMVGYEREKKGRDAGFRTHILVAVGACLFALIELETAIAVLKIVGTQEGASQVLNFSVHRLTAQVVSGIGFLGAGTIMLTKRSIKGLTTAASIWVCAALGIASGMGYYVIAGAGALVILLTLVVVKRIFSFPHMKKLTIAFDGSDELMKQVENLLRQSNVRILGTDTKIKLEEETAEYLVEYHIDARHIADCAEFLHSVHSMGPFRRVLLQDLGDDF, from the coding sequence ATGATCAGTCTGACATATGCGGATATTGCCATTCGTCTGGGTGTGGCCATCCTGACCGGCGGCATGGTGGGATACGAGCGGGAAAAGAAGGGACGGGATGCTGGGTTTCGCACCCATATCCTTGTGGCTGTAGGTGCTTGTCTGTTCGCTCTGATTGAACTGGAAACGGCTATTGCGGTGTTGAAAATCGTCGGCACGCAGGAGGGGGCCTCCCAGGTCCTGAACTTCAGTGTGCACCGGCTGACTGCCCAGGTGGTCAGCGGCATCGGTTTTCTGGGGGCCGGGACGATCATGCTGACCAAGCGAAGCATCAAGGGCCTCACCACGGCTGCCTCCATCTGGGTCTGCGCGGCCCTGGGCATTGCCTCCGGCATGGGGTACTACGTCATCGCTGGGGCCGGCGCTCTGGTCATACTGCTCACCCTGGTTGTGGTCAAACGGATTTTTTCATTCCCCCACATGAAAAAGCTCACCATTGCCTTTGATGGCTCCGATGAGCTGATGAAACAGGTGGAGAACCTGCTCCGGCAGAGCAATGTAAGAATCCTGGGAACCGACACCAAGATTAAGCTGGAAGAGGAAACTGCCGAGTATCTGGTTGAGTACCATATCGATGCCCGTCACATAGCGGATTGCGCAGAATTTCTTCACTCCGTCCATTCCATGGGACCATTCCGGAGGGTTCTGCTTCAGGATCTGGGGGATGATTTTTAG